One window of Jannaschia sp. CCS1 genomic DNA carries:
- the ureG gene encoding urease accessory protein UreG codes for MGSVNGPLRVGIGGPVGAGKTTLTAELARAMGQAYSVAVITNDIYTSEDAEFLLRAQVLPAERIRGVETGGCPHTAIREDASINLAAIAEFRTRLPDLDVIFIESGGDNLAATFSPELADLTIYVIDTAAGQDIPRKKGPGLTRSDLLIVNKVDLAPHVGVDVAQLEADTRAARGRRAYVMGSLREGRGVPEIVQFIKEVGGL; via the coding sequence ATGGGATCGGTGAATGGGCCGTTGAGAGTTGGGATCGGCGGGCCGGTGGGCGCGGGCAAGACGACGTTGACCGCCGAATTGGCGCGCGCGATGGGGCAGGCCTATTCGGTCGCGGTGATCACCAACGATATCTACACGTCGGAGGACGCGGAGTTCCTGTTGCGCGCGCAGGTCCTGCCCGCCGAGCGGATTCGCGGCGTGGAGACGGGGGGGTGCCCCCATACCGCGATCCGGGAGGATGCCTCCATCAACCTGGCTGCCATTGCGGAGTTTCGCACGCGGCTGCCCGATCTTGACGTGATTTTCATCGAGAGTGGCGGCGACAATCTGGCGGCGACCTTCTCGCCGGAACTGGCGGATCTGACGATCTATGTGATTGACACGGCGGCGGGCCAGGACATCCCGCGCAAGAAGGGGCCGGGGCTGACGCGGTCAGATCTGTTGATCGTCAACAAGGTGGATCTGGCCCCCCACGTGGGCGTGGATGTGGCACAGCTGGAGGCGGATACGCGGGCGGCGCGGGGCAGGCGCGCTTACGTAATGGGCAGTCTGCGGGAGGGGCGCGGCGTGCCGGAAATCGTGCAATTCATCAAGGAGGTGGGCGGGCTTTAG
- a CDS encoding AAA family ATPase, which yields MAFQSIGDVQEALAAEGYVCGRALATVVFLALTLGRPLFLEGEAGTGKTEIAKAISAALGRRLIRLQCYEGLDASSAVYEWNFAAQMIAIRTAEAGGGADKGALTAELFSEDYLIERPLLQAMRPDPAGAPVLLIDEIDRTDEPFEAFLLEALSDFQVTIPELGAVKAPVPPIVILTSNRTREVHDALKRRCLYHWVDYPDVEREMEILQARVPDAAKTLSREVVAFVQRLRTEDLFKRPGVAETLDWAKCLLALDVIELSPEVIADTLGAILKYQDDIQKLQGSEAKRILDDVKAQANPH from the coding sequence ATGGCGTTCCAATCCATTGGCGATGTGCAGGAGGCTTTGGCGGCGGAAGGATACGTTTGCGGGCGGGCCCTGGCGACGGTTGTGTTCCTGGCGCTGACGCTCGGGCGGCCCTTGTTTCTGGAAGGCGAGGCGGGCACCGGAAAGACCGAGATCGCGAAGGCGATTTCCGCGGCCCTCGGACGGCGCCTGATCCGGCTGCAATGCTATGAGGGGCTGGATGCCTCCAGCGCCGTCTATGAATGGAACTTTGCGGCCCAGATGATCGCCATCCGCACGGCCGAAGCGGGCGGCGGCGCGGACAAAGGCGCGCTGACGGCAGAGCTGTTCAGCGAGGATTACCTGATCGAGCGGCCTTTGCTGCAAGCCATGCGCCCCGATCCGGCGGGGGCGCCTGTTCTGCTGATCGACGAGATTGACCGCACCGATGAGCCGTTTGAGGCATTCCTTCTGGAGGCCCTGTCGGACTTTCAGGTCACGATCCCAGAGTTGGGCGCGGTCAAGGCCCCGGTGCCGCCCATCGTGATCCTGACCTCGAACCGCACGCGCGAAGTTCACGATGCGCTCAAACGCCGCTGTCTGTATCACTGGGTCGATTACCCGGATGTGGAGCGGGAGATGGAGATCCTGCAAGCCCGCGTCCCGGACGCGGCCAAAACGCTCAGCCGGGAGGTCGTGGCCTTCGTGCAGCGCCTGCGCACCGAGGATCTCTTCAAGCGCCCCGGCGTGGCGGAGACGCTGGACTGGGCCAAATGCCTTCTGGCGCTTGATGTGATTGAACTGAGCCCCGAGGTCATCGCCGACACGCTTGGTGCGATCCTGAAGTACCAGGATGACATCCAGAAGCTGCAAGGGTCCGAGGCGAAACGGATACTGGACGACGTGAAGGCCCAGGCAAACCCGCATTAG
- a CDS encoding vWA domain-containing protein gives MEYAPLELPDRPQLTRNITHFARALRVAGLPAGPGRVADAIRAVAVAGFSERAEFYYTLRACFTSRPEHRAVYDQIFRLYWRDPQYLEHMMSMLTPAVRGVAEERKIKAGEKRAAEALLHGVERDAPDLPEGEQDGTEIEVDATLTMSREERLKTLDFEQMSVAEMAEAKRLIAQMTLSVPPLMSRRTIAAPHGARPDWRRTMRAAMRRGGDVVEFARRDRRQRWPSLVALCDISGSMSSYSRAVLHFLHAVSNQKGAGWAEVHAFTFGTQLTNITRHMGARDVDAALAAAGAEAQDWEGGTRIGACLESFNRDWSRRVLGRGAVVLLITDGLDRDEPERLEAAMERLSLSSRRVIWINPLLRWDGFAPKAAGIRAMLPHVSSFRAGHNIAALAGLAEAVARPDDPGEKARLMAALREA, from the coding sequence ATGGAATACGCCCCGCTGGAACTGCCCGACAGGCCGCAACTCACCCGCAACATCACCCATTTTGCCCGCGCGCTGCGTGTGGCGGGCCTGCCTGCTGGACCGGGGCGGGTGGCGGATGCGATCCGGGCGGTGGCCGTCGCCGGGTTCAGTGAGAGGGCAGAGTTCTACTACACCCTGCGCGCCTGCTTCACCTCACGGCCCGAGCATCGGGCAGTTTACGATCAGATCTTCCGCCTCTATTGGCGCGACCCGCAATATCTGGAGCATATGATGTCGATGCTCACACCTGCGGTGCGGGGCGTGGCGGAGGAGCGGAAGATCAAAGCGGGCGAAAAGCGCGCGGCGGAGGCGCTGTTGCATGGGGTGGAGCGGGACGCGCCCGACCTGCCCGAGGGTGAACAGGACGGCACCGAGATCGAGGTGGATGCGACGCTGACGATGTCGCGGGAAGAACGCCTGAAGACGCTCGATTTCGAGCAGATGTCCGTGGCGGAGATGGCGGAGGCCAAGCGCCTGATTGCGCAAATGACCCTGTCGGTGCCGCCTTTGATGTCGCGTCGGACGATTGCCGCGCCCCATGGCGCACGGCCTGACTGGCGGCGCACGATGCGGGCCGCGATGCGGCGCGGTGGCGATGTGGTGGAGTTTGCCCGCCGCGACCGGCGACAACGCTGGCCGTCTTTGGTGGCGCTGTGCGATATCTCGGGCTCCATGAGCAGTTATTCCCGGGCGGTGCTGCACTTTTTGCACGCGGTGAGCAATCAGAAGGGGGCGGGTTGGGCGGAGGTTCATGCCTTCACCTTCGGCACACAACTGACCAACATCACCCGGCACATGGGTGCGCGGGATGTGGATGCGGCGCTGGCAGCGGCAGGCGCGGAGGCACAGGATTGGGAGGGCGGCACACGGATCGGCGCGTGTCTGGAAAGCTTCAACCGCGACTGGTCGCGCCGGGTGCTCGGGCGCGGGGCGGTGGTGTTGCTGATCACCGACGGCCTCGACCGCGATGAACCGGAGCGGCTGGAGGCGGCAATGGAACGTCTGTCCCTGTCATCGCGCCGGGTGATCTGGATCAACCCGCTTCTGCGCTGGGACGGGTTCGCGCCCAAGGCCGCAGGCATCCGCGCAATGCTGCCCCATGTGTCCAGCTTCCGTGCGGGGCACAACATCGCGGCCTTGGCAGGGCTGGCCGAGGCCGTCGCGCGCCCGGACGATCCGGGAGAAAAGGCGCGCCTGATGGCAGCCTTGCGCGAGGCTTGA
- a CDS encoding XdhC family protein, whose protein sequence is MDDLERMPEVALDWHRAGRGAVLATVVETWGSAPRGVGSQLVVSGAGEMEGSVSGGCVEGAVVVEAMDMVDADAGQMLEFGVSDDEAFAVGLACGGRIKIWVEPVAAMGEVLLAELVAARAAREAVAYCVDVETGARRVVCDGYADRFRADKSGMEGDVFVHIHNPPLRMIVVGAVHIAQALVPMARMAGYDPVIVDPRPAFGAEARFPGERIVEDWPDEALDMLGLDARTCVVTLTHDPKLDDPAIGRALASDVFYLGCLGSKRTHVKRVARLEEAGVSDAQIGRIHAPVGLAIGGRGPGEIAVSIMAQITDVLRKG, encoded by the coding sequence ATGGATGATCTGGAGCGGATGCCGGAAGTGGCCCTGGACTGGCACCGGGCCGGGCGCGGGGCGGTTCTGGCCACGGTGGTGGAGACCTGGGGGTCTGCGCCACGCGGTGTGGGATCGCAACTGGTGGTGTCTGGCGCGGGCGAGATGGAGGGGTCCGTCTCGGGTGGCTGCGTCGAGGGGGCCGTGGTCGTGGAGGCCATGGACATGGTCGATGCGGATGCAGGCCAGATGCTGGAGTTCGGCGTGTCCGACGATGAGGCCTTCGCGGTGGGCCTGGCCTGCGGAGGGCGGATCAAGATCTGGGTGGAGCCTGTTGCAGCAATGGGCGAGGTACTGCTGGCGGAGCTGGTGGCAGCCCGCGCCGCGCGTGAGGCTGTGGCTTATTGCGTGGACGTGGAGACCGGCGCGCGCCGTGTTGTGTGCGACGGTTATGCGGATCGGTTCCGGGCCGACAAATCAGGGATGGAGGGGGATGTGTTCGTTCACATCCATAATCCGCCCCTGCGGATGATTGTCGTGGGCGCGGTCCATATCGCGCAGGCGTTGGTGCCGATGGCGCGGATGGCGGGCTATGACCCGGTGATCGTCGACCCGCGTCCCGCGTTCGGCGCGGAGGCGCGGTTTCCCGGCGAGCGGATCGTGGAAGACTGGCCCGATGAGGCGCTGGACATGTTGGGGCTGGACGCCCGCACCTGTGTTGTGACGCTCACCCATGACCCGAAGCTGGATGATCCGGCGATTGGCCGGGCCTTGGCGTCGGACGTGTTCTACCTAGGCTGCCTCGGGTCCAAGCGCACCCATGTCAAGCGGGTGGCGCGGTTGGAGGAGGCGGGCGTCTCGGATGCGCAGATTGGGCGCATCCATGCGCCGGTTGGTCTTGCGATTGGCGGGCGTGGGCCGGGGGAGATCGCGGTTTCAATCATGGCGCAGATCACAGACGTGTTGCGCAAGGGATGA
- a CDS encoding molybdopterin-binding protein, with translation MRFGEVPVGAAEGAILAHSVIAADPINPASLTYKIAKGTCLTAEHIRDLAANDVVTVVVARLDAGDIHEDDAATRIARALCGPGLLADGAATGRVNLRAESAGIVQVDAEAIEQVNRINPAMTVATVAQWTRLEARGLAVTVKIIPFAAREEDVAAACAIGQGAVRLREGVIGSATLIETQVGAPLSEKGRRSVKGRLDRFSVLLSERVVVDHDIASVAGALVSAPGELLLILTGSATSDSADTAPEAVRAAGGEVIHYGMPVDPGNLLFIGRLGAKIVIGLPGCARSPALNGADWVMERVICGIAPEDLDIPGMGVGGLLKEIPSRPRPREG, from the coding sequence ATGAGGTTTGGAGAGGTTCCCGTGGGTGCCGCAGAAGGGGCGATCCTGGCGCATTCGGTCATTGCCGCTGATCCGATCAACCCCGCCAGCCTGACCTACAAGATCGCCAAAGGGACCTGCCTGACCGCCGAGCATATCCGCGATCTGGCTGCCAACGACGTGGTTACGGTGGTGGTGGCGCGGCTGGACGCAGGCGACATCCACGAGGATGACGCGGCCACCCGGATCGCGCGGGCGCTGTGCGGGCCGGGCTTGCTGGCCGACGGGGCCGCTACCGGGCGGGTGAATCTGCGGGCGGAGTCTGCCGGGATCGTGCAGGTGGATGCGGAGGCGATTGAACAGGTTAATCGCATTAACCCGGCCATGACGGTCGCCACGGTGGCGCAATGGACGCGGCTTGAGGCGCGGGGTCTGGCCGTGACCGTGAAGATCATTCCCTTCGCCGCGCGCGAGGAGGACGTCGCAGCGGCCTGTGCAATCGGGCAAGGGGCGGTGCGTCTGCGGGAAGGGGTGATCGGATCTGCCACATTGATCGAAACCCAGGTGGGTGCGCCCCTGTCCGAGAAGGGCCGGCGGTCCGTCAAAGGGCGGCTTGACCGGTTCAGCGTGCTGTTGAGTGAGCGCGTGGTCGTGGACCACGATATCGCTTCGGTGGCCGGGGCTTTGGTCTCCGCGCCGGGGGAACTATTGCTAATCCTCACGGGCTCCGCCACCTCCGACAGCGCGGATACTGCGCCCGAGGCGGTGCGCGCGGCGGGGGGTGAGGTGATCCACTACGGGATGCCGGTCGATCCGGGCAATCTGCTGTTCATCGGGCGGCTGGGGGCCAAGATCGTGATTGGTCTGCCGGGCTGTGCGCGATCTCCGGCGCTGAACGGGGCGGATTGGGTGATGGAACGGGTGATCTGCGGGATCGCACCGGAGGACCTTGATATTCCCGGTATGGGGGTGGGGGGGCTGTTGAAGGAAATCCCGTCCCGTCCCCGGCCGAGGGAGGGGTAG
- a CDS encoding (2Fe-2S)-binding protein, whose product MTQVSMTVNGKAVSGDVEGRTLLSEFLREGQRLTGTHVGCDTSQCGACVVHVNGEAVKSCTTLALDIDGAEVKTIEGMANADGSLGVIQQAFQDHHGLQCGFCTPGMVMSAAALLKDNPKPSEAEVREYLEGNICRCTGYHNIVKAIMAASGQDVAPMAAE is encoded by the coding sequence ATGACCCAGGTATCGATGACGGTAAACGGCAAGGCCGTTTCCGGCGACGTCGAAGGGCGCACGCTGCTGAGCGAATTTCTACGCGAAGGCCAACGGCTGACCGGCACCCATGTGGGCTGCGACACCAGCCAATGCGGCGCTTGTGTCGTCCATGTGAACGGCGAGGCGGTCAAAAGCTGCACCACGCTGGCGCTGGATATCGACGGCGCGGAGGTCAAGACGATTGAGGGCATGGCCAATGCCGACGGCTCTTTGGGCGTGATCCAGCAGGCATTTCAGGACCACCATGGCCTGCAATGCGGCTTCTGCACGCCGGGCATGGTGATGTCGGCGGCGGCGCTTTTGAAGGACAACCCGAAACCGTCGGAGGCCGAGGTGCGCGAGTATCTTGAAGGCAATATTTGCCGCTGCACGGGCTACCACAACATCGTCAAGGCGATCATGGCCGCGTCGGGCCAGGATGTGGCCCCGATGGCGGCGGAGTAG
- a CDS encoding VOC family protein, with amino-acid sequence MADFVEIGSDDPTATKAFFADVFGWQWEAFGDGDGGLVRDGDRQVGLHVEDTPLVVPYFTVDDIVATARRVTEAGGQVMGGVAEEGMLGRFATCTDPRGARFGLHQRA; translated from the coding sequence ATGGCCGACTTCGTGGAAATCGGAAGCGATGATCCCACGGCCACGAAAGCGTTCTTTGCGGATGTCTTCGGGTGGCAGTGGGAGGCGTTCGGCGACGGCGATGGCGGGCTTGTGCGGGACGGTGACCGTCAGGTCGGTCTCCACGTTGAGGACACGCCACTGGTCGTGCCGTATTTCACCGTCGATGACATCGTGGCAACCGCGCGGCGGGTGACCGAGGCCGGTGGTCAGGTGATGGGCGGCGTTGCAGAGGAAGGGATGCTTGGGCGATTTGCCACCTGCACCGATCCGCGCGGCGCTCGGTTCGGCCTGCATCAACGCGCCTGA
- a CDS encoding xanthine dehydrogenase family protein molybdopterin-binding subunit produces MPKDSGIGASSKRREDVRFLTGQGRYTDDINLHGQAYVHFLRSDVAHGVLNGVDTSAAAAMPGVVKIFTGADFEGVGGVPCGWQVTDKHGEPMQEPAHPVLAQGKVRYVGDAIAAVVADTAEQARNAAEAIVLDIEELPAVVDMKAAVADGATKVHDDLTSNLCYDWGFVEENKPQVEAAFEAAAHVTSLELVNNRLSPNPMEPRVAVGDYNAGTDDSTLYTTSQNPHVIRLLMGAFVLGIPEHKLRVVAPDVGGGFGSKIFHYVEEAFCTLAAKQCRRPVKWTSSRSEAFITDAHGRDHVTKIELALDADNNFTGIRTETYANMGAYLSTFAPSIPTWLHGTLMAGNYKTPNIYVNVKAVFTNTVPVDAYRGAGRPEATYQLERVIDKAARELGVDPIALRRQNFITEFPYATPVAVEYDTGDYEGTMTKLLEMIDRDGFEARRAASEANGKLRGLGVNCYIEACGIAPSALVGQLGARAGLYESATVRVNATGGLVVMTGSHSHGQGHETSFAQVVADMIGLPEDQVEIVHGDTANTPMGMGTYGSRSIAVGGSAMVRATEKIIAKAKKIAAHLMEAGEGDIELKDGAFSVAGTDKSVAWGDVTLAAYVPHNYPLEDIEPGLEETAFYDPNNFTYPSGAYACEVEVDPDTGKVEVMSFAAADDFGNVINPMIVEGQVHGGIAQGIGQALLENVSYDENGQLLSASYMDYTMPRADDVPMFQVDHSSQTPCTHNPLGVKGCGEAGAIGSPPSVVNAVVDALQRGGHTSVTHIDMPLTPSRVWSAMQG; encoded by the coding sequence ATGCCAAAGGATTCAGGCATTGGAGCCAGCTCAAAACGGCGCGAGGACGTGCGGTTTCTGACCGGGCAGGGGCGCTATACGGATGATATCAACCTGCATGGGCAGGCCTATGTGCACTTCCTGCGCTCGGACGTGGCGCACGGCGTGCTGAACGGCGTTGATACGTCGGCTGCCGCCGCGATGCCCGGCGTGGTGAAGATCTTCACCGGCGCGGATTTTGAAGGCGTGGGCGGGGTGCCCTGCGGCTGGCAGGTGACCGACAAACACGGTGAGCCGATGCAGGAGCCGGCGCACCCGGTGCTGGCTCAGGGCAAGGTCCGCTATGTGGGCGACGCGATTGCGGCTGTTGTGGCCGACACCGCCGAGCAGGCGCGCAACGCGGCCGAGGCGATTGTGCTGGATATTGAGGAACTCCCTGCGGTCGTGGACATGAAAGCGGCGGTCGCGGACGGCGCCACAAAGGTCCATGACGATCTGACGTCAAACCTTTGTTATGACTGGGGATTTGTGGAGGAAAACAAGCCCCAGGTCGAAGCGGCGTTTGAGGCCGCAGCCCATGTGACGAGCCTTGAGTTGGTGAATAACCGTCTGAGCCCCAACCCGATGGAGCCGCGCGTTGCGGTCGGTGATTACAACGCCGGGACCGATGACAGCACGCTTTACACGACATCCCAGAACCCCCACGTGATCCGCCTTTTGATGGGCGCGTTCGTTCTGGGCATTCCCGAGCATAAGCTGCGCGTGGTGGCCCCGGATGTGGGCGGGGGGTTTGGGTCGAAGATTTTCCACTACGTCGAAGAGGCGTTCTGCACCCTCGCGGCCAAGCAATGCCGCAGGCCGGTGAAGTGGACATCGTCCCGATCTGAGGCGTTCATCACCGATGCCCATGGCCGCGACCACGTCACCAAGATCGAGCTGGCGCTGGATGCGGACAACAATTTCACCGGCATCCGGACGGAGACATATGCCAACATGGGCGCGTATCTGTCCACCTTCGCGCCGTCGATCCCCACATGGCTGCACGGCACCTTGATGGCGGGCAACTACAAGACGCCCAACATCTACGTGAACGTCAAGGCGGTGTTCACCAACACGGTGCCCGTGGATGCGTATCGGGGCGCGGGCCGCCCGGAGGCGACCTATCAGCTGGAGCGGGTGATCGACAAAGCCGCGCGGGAATTGGGCGTCGACCCGATTGCGCTGCGGCGGCAGAACTTCATCACCGAATTCCCCTATGCCACCCCTGTGGCGGTGGAATATGACACTGGCGATTATGAAGGCACGATGACGAAGCTGTTGGAGATGATCGACCGCGACGGGTTTGAGGCGCGGCGTGCGGCATCCGAGGCCAACGGCAAGCTGCGCGGCCTTGGGGTGAACTGCTATATCGAGGCCTGCGGCATCGCACCGTCGGCTTTGGTGGGGCAGTTGGGCGCGCGCGCGGGTCTGTACGAGAGTGCAACCGTGCGGGTGAATGCCACGGGCGGTCTGGTTGTGATGACCGGCTCGCACAGCCACGGGCAGGGGCATGAGACGTCGTTTGCGCAGGTCGTGGCCGATATGATCGGCCTGCCCGAGGATCAGGTGGAAATTGTCCATGGTGACACGGCCAACACGCCGATGGGGATGGGCACCTATGGGTCCCGGTCCATCGCGGTCGGCGGCTCTGCCATGGTGCGCGCGACGGAAAAGATCATCGCCAAGGCCAAGAAAATCGCCGCCCATCTGATGGAGGCCGGTGAGGGCGATATCGAGTTGAAGGACGGGGCGTTCAGCGTCGCGGGCACAGACAAATCCGTGGCCTGGGGCGATGTGACGCTTGCCGCTTACGTGCCCCACAATTACCCGCTGGAGGACATCGAGCCCGGCCTGGAAGAGACCGCGTTCTATGATCCCAACAACTTCACCTACCCCTCCGGCGCCTATGCCTGTGAGGTCGAAGTGGATCCTGACACCGGCAAAGTCGAGGTCATGTCCTTCGCGGCGGCGGATGATTTCGGCAATGTGATCAACCCGATGATCGTGGAGGGGCAGGTCCATGGTGGCATCGCGCAGGGCATCGGTCAGGCGCTGTTGGAGAATGTCAGCTATGACGAAAACGGCCAACTGCTGAGCGCGTCCTACATGGATTACACCATGCCGCGGGCCGATGATGTGCCGATGTTCCAGGTGGATCATTCCAGCCAGACGCCCTGCACGCACAACCCGTTGGGGGTGAAGGGCTGCGGCGAGGCGGGGGCGATTGGCTCACCGCCATCGGTGGTGAATGCGGTCGTGGATGCGCTGCAACGCGGCGGCCACACGAGCGTCACCCATATTGATATGCCGCTGACGCCGTCGCGCGTCTGGTCGGCGATGCAAGGCTGA
- a CDS encoding FAD binding domain-containing protein → MYNFELVKPGSIADAVTALGQEEAQALGGGQTLLPTMKQRLSQADTLVSLNGIAEMVGICSGHGGQLCIGGATTHGAVAADGSYPGLASLAARIGDPAVRNRGTIGGSLANNDPSACYPAAALASRATIVTNAREIAADDYFQGMFETALEEGEIITEVRFPIPEASNYQKFVQPASRFALVGVFVAKFADGVRVAVTGASSEGVFRWAEAEAALSADFSKAAVEGLAVPGDDMIADLHGTAEYRAHLAKVLTGRAVAAAA, encoded by the coding sequence ATGTATAATTTCGAATTAGTGAAACCCGGCAGCATCGCCGATGCGGTTACAGCGCTCGGGCAGGAGGAGGCCCAAGCGCTGGGTGGGGGGCAGACCCTGCTCCCCACCATGAAACAGCGGCTGTCGCAGGCCGATACGCTGGTCAGCCTGAATGGAATTGCCGAGATGGTCGGTATTTGTTCAGGCCATGGTGGGCAATTGTGCATTGGCGGGGCCACGACCCACGGCGCAGTCGCGGCTGATGGCAGCTATCCGGGCCTCGCGTCCCTTGCGGCGCGGATCGGAGACCCGGCGGTGCGCAATCGCGGCACGATTGGCGGATCGCTCGCCAACAATGACCCGTCCGCCTGCTATCCGGCGGCGGCTTTGGCGTCGCGCGCGACCATCGTGACCAATGCCCGCGAGATTGCAGCGGATGACTACTTTCAGGGCATGTTCGAGACGGCGCTGGAGGAGGGGGAGATCATCACCGAAGTGCGCTTCCCGATCCCCGAAGCGTCCAACTACCAGAAATTTGTGCAGCCCGCCTCGCGGTTTGCGCTGGTCGGTGTGTTCGTGGCCAAATTTGCCGACGGGGTGCGTGTCGCGGTGACGGGGGCGTCCAGCGAAGGCGTTTTCCGGTGGGCCGAGGCGGAAGCGGCGTTGAGCGCTGATTTCTCCAAGGCGGCTGTGGAGGGGCTGGCGGTGCCCGGTGACGACATGATCGCCGACCTGCATGGCACGGCCGAATACCGCGCGCATCTGGCCAAGGTCCTCACGGGCCGCGCGGTCGCGGCTGCGGCGTAA
- a CDS encoding methyl-accepting chemotaxis sensory transducer, producing the protein MADTTSLPDLSGACFVAVGPARIAACALALLCEEDRQSPEFQSRFETSAQRIKTAQTMLMETFPSEIHRIGHIMSDDLEHARRAALDSLTPLLRVVDNPLDQIDDSIGCRKEFRDHFFRRAEPDISHFLALMTAELAKADATQRADHKSNAIRSIENASSVGRAISMISVNASIEASRSGNQGFRVIADEIKTLAAQTEAFLREVGEAMHRS; encoded by the coding sequence ATGGCTGACACGACATCACTTCCCGACCTCTCCGGGGCCTGTTTCGTGGCGGTGGGGCCTGCACGCATTGCGGCCTGCGCGTTGGCGCTGCTCTGCGAAGAAGACAGGCAATCGCCTGAATTCCAGTCCAGGTTTGAGACGTCTGCGCAACGAATCAAGACCGCGCAGACGATGCTGATGGAAACGTTCCCCAGCGAAATCCACCGCATCGGCCATATCATGAGCGATGATCTTGAACATGCCCGCCGCGCGGCATTGGATAGCCTTACGCCCCTTCTCAGGGTCGTGGACAACCCACTGGATCAAATCGACGATTCCATCGGGTGCCGTAAGGAGTTTCGGGACCATTTCTTCCGCAGGGCGGAGCCTGACATCAGCCATTTCCTGGCCCTCATGACAGCGGAACTGGCGAAAGCGGATGCCACGCAACGGGCCGATCATAAAAGCAATGCGATCCGGTCGATTGAGAATGCCAGCAGTGTCGGGCGGGCCATCTCCATGATTTCGGTCAATGCCTCGATTGAGGCTTCGCGCTCCGGCAATCAGGGCTTTCGGGTGATCGCAGACGAGATCAAAACCCTTGCCGCGCAGACCGAGGCCTTCCTGCGCGAGGTTGGCGAAGCGATGCACCGAAGTTAG
- the infC gene encoding translation initiation factor IF-3, which produces MARRPHNAPPQRDTGPRVNDRIRSDNVRLIGAEGENLGVVTPARAMDLAADADLDLVEISPNADPPVCKIMDFGKYKYETQKREAEARKKQKTIDIKEVKMRPGTDDHDFNRKVTDAVKFLEGGDKVKVTLRFRGREMAHQNLGREMLEKVVDRIEGIGKIESMPRMEGRQMVMMINPVSK; this is translated from the coding sequence ATAGCCCGCAGACCCCATAACGCGCCGCCGCAACGCGATACCGGCCCCCGCGTCAACGATCGAATTCGCTCAGACAACGTCCGCCTCATTGGCGCGGAAGGTGAAAATCTCGGCGTGGTAACGCCCGCCCGCGCTATGGATCTGGCGGCTGATGCCGACCTGGATCTGGTGGAAATCTCACCGAATGCAGATCCCCCGGTGTGCAAGATCATGGATTTCGGAAAGTATAAGTACGAGACCCAGAAGCGCGAGGCCGAGGCCCGCAAGAAGCAGAAAACCATCGACATCAAGGAAGTGAAGATGCGTCCGGGCACGGATGATCACGACTTCAACCGCAAGGTGACGGATGCCGTGAAGTTTCTGGAAGGCGGCGACAAGGTCAAGGTGACCTTGCGGTTCCGGGGCCGCGAAATGGCGCACCAGAACCTGGGTCGCGAGATGCTGGAAAAGGTCGTCGATCGGATCGAGGGGATCGGAAAGATCGAATCCATGCCCCGCATGGAAGGCCGCCAGATGGTCATGATGATCAACCCGGTCAGCAAGTAA